A genomic stretch from uncultured Cohaesibacter sp. includes:
- a CDS encoding ATP-binding protein, with protein sequence MQTLTKNDISPDDLYRLFEVAFDSISAFKHDALSPVSAAKYAVEVLEEISFDPQNDLFQPAISLLNTSTKHLHRSIQTLNMYAPYSFLDGKSVSARFSQFAANPHELFHEISREFPQLDITIQSHAKNIFLIYPHCALYCIFLELLTNCHKHGSKKVEFSWRLTEDFLICTISDDGPGLPNLPNSYDVEMSDLSRQFAKIGRDRRLSGQREPQGLRLLSRLAYKSQGVLKFKNSSLGGNQTEISLKPLGIWASSEYKLLQENSRLQSS encoded by the coding sequence GTGCAAACTCTTACCAAAAATGACATTTCGCCAGATGACCTGTACCGTCTTTTTGAAGTCGCCTTTGACAGCATTAGCGCATTTAAACACGATGCATTATCTCCAGTGTCAGCAGCGAAATATGCTGTTGAAGTGCTTGAGGAAATTTCATTTGATCCCCAAAACGATCTTTTTCAACCAGCTATTTCTTTATTGAACACATCCACAAAACACCTTCATCGAAGCATTCAAACCCTAAACATGTACGCTCCATATTCGTTTCTAGATGGCAAATCAGTCTCTGCCAGATTTTCTCAATTTGCCGCAAATCCACACGAGCTGTTTCACGAAATATCAAGAGAATTCCCGCAACTAGACATAACCATCCAAAGTCATGCAAAAAATATTTTTTTGATTTACCCACACTGTGCATTGTATTGCATATTTCTCGAACTACTGACAAATTGCCATAAGCACGGATCGAAAAAAGTAGAATTTAGTTGGCGCCTAACCGAAGACTTTCTTATTTGCACTATATCCGACGATGGCCCAGGGCTACCTAATCTACCCAACAGTTATGATGTTGAGATGAGCGATTTGTCACGACAATTTGCGAAAATTGGCAGAGACAGAAGATTATCGGGTCAAAGAGAGCCCCAAGGTTTGCGCCTACTTAGTAGGCTAGCCTATAAATCACAGGGTGTATTAAAGTTTAAAAACAGCAGCCTTGGCGGCAACCAAACTGAGATATCACTTAAACCATTGGGCATCTGGGCAAGTTCAGAATATAAGCTCCTACAAGAAAACTCAAGGCTTCAATCATCATGA
- a CDS encoding EamA family transporter, whose product MSLFGFMLVLAAAFCHATWNFFVKRINAGPELVWTFSAVTVVIYSPLAVYFFLQMPAFNALNSSFIIGSCILHLGYFLLLQKGYRTGDLSVVYPTARATGPMLSTIFAVVILGEQATIQGALGALVIIFGVLMLAGGLKIKSMAQATSLLFGVGAGVLIGSYTVWDAYAVSVLALPPLLLDYCSSLGRSILLAPVAAKRSREVKKIWQDHKVGLFVIAIFNPMAYILALVAMTFTPVIYIAPIREVSVVLSVLLGSLVLGEGNLKDRLIWSCTILLGVSILASA is encoded by the coding sequence ATGTCTCTTTTTGGTTTCATGCTTGTTCTGGCCGCGGCATTTTGCCATGCCACCTGGAATTTCTTCGTTAAACGCATCAATGCCGGACCGGAACTGGTTTGGACTTTCTCTGCAGTAACGGTGGTTATCTATAGCCCGTTGGCGGTCTATTTCTTTCTGCAAATGCCAGCCTTCAATGCACTCAATAGCAGTTTCATTATCGGCAGCTGCATTTTGCATCTCGGCTATTTTCTTTTGCTGCAAAAAGGATATCGAACGGGAGATCTCTCTGTCGTCTATCCCACGGCCCGCGCCACAGGCCCCATGCTGTCAACGATCTTTGCTGTTGTCATTCTCGGCGAGCAGGCAACCATACAGGGAGCATTGGGCGCGCTGGTCATCATCTTCGGTGTGTTGATGTTGGCTGGCGGGCTGAAGATCAAATCTATGGCGCAAGCGACGTCTTTGCTTTTTGGTGTCGGAGCAGGCGTCTTGATCGGCAGCTATACGGTCTGGGATGCCTATGCCGTTTCCGTGCTCGCATTGCCGCCGCTGCTGCTAGACTATTGCTCAAGTCTCGGGCGGTCCATTCTTCTGGCACCCGTCGCAGCAAAGCGCTCGCGAGAAGTGAAAAAGATCTGGCAGGACCACAAAGTCGGCCTGTTCGTCATCGCTATTTTCAACCCCATGGCCTATATCCTCGCGCTTGTCGCGATGACATTCACGCCCGTCATTTACATCGCGCCAATAAGGGAGGTTAGCGTTGTCTTATCGGTCTTATTGGGAAGTCTGGTTCTGGGCGAGGGGAACCTGAAAGATCGCTTGATTTGGTCCTGCACGATCCTGCTTGGGGTATCGATCCTTGCGAGCGCGTAG
- the cobT gene encoding nicotinate-nucleotide--dimethylbenzimidazole phosphoribosyltransferase translates to MIPTSSALPFDDILALLDKMPEPDEELRAKVREREASLTKPAGSLGKLEELAEWVAIWQNREKPQILRPLVGVFACQHGIAKHGVSAFPNELNQLMVDNFSQGGAAINQLCTAYDLGLKVFDLAIEHPTGDITVEPAMSEKDCVATMAYGMEAIAGGTDLLCLGEMGIGNTTISAALFTALFGASAEDWCGRGSGVDDKGIQLKVDLVNKALETHKDHLDKPLEVLARLGGREFAAMAGAVLAARINNVPVIVDGFNTTAAVAVLYKLDPRTLDHCIFSHCSAEGAHRRALDAMGKTALLDLGMRLGEGTGAAMAAGVVKAACQAHNGMATFADIGL, encoded by the coding sequence ATGATTCCTACTTCCTCCGCTCTCCCTTTTGATGACATCTTGGCATTATTGGACAAGATGCCTGAACCAGATGAAGAGCTGCGTGCCAAGGTTCGCGAAAGAGAAGCGTCTTTGACAAAGCCTGCAGGATCTCTTGGCAAACTTGAAGAATTGGCCGAATGGGTTGCTATCTGGCAGAACCGTGAAAAGCCCCAGATTCTGCGCCCGCTCGTTGGTGTGTTTGCTTGCCAGCATGGCATTGCGAAGCACGGCGTCTCTGCCTTTCCAAATGAACTGAACCAGCTGATGGTTGATAACTTCAGCCAAGGCGGTGCAGCGATCAACCAGCTTTGCACGGCCTATGATCTTGGTCTCAAGGTATTTGATCTGGCAATCGAACATCCAACCGGCGATATCACTGTTGAGCCTGCCATGTCCGAGAAAGACTGCGTTGCGACCATGGCTTATGGCATGGAAGCGATTGCCGGTGGCACAGACCTGTTGTGCCTTGGTGAAATGGGAATCGGCAACACGACCATTTCGGCGGCTCTGTTTACAGCTCTGTTTGGTGCTTCTGCTGAAGATTGGTGTGGCCGTGGGTCGGGCGTGGATGACAAAGGCATTCAGCTGAAGGTTGATCTGGTCAACAAGGCGCTGGAAACACATAAAGATCACCTCGACAAGCCACTTGAAGTGCTCGCCCGACTTGGCGGTCGCGAGTTTGCGGCAATGGCTGGTGCCGTTCTGGCTGCGCGTATCAACAATGTTCCCGTGATTGTTGATGGGTTCAACACCACCGCGGCTGTGGCCGTGCTGTACAAGCTGGACCCACGCACTCTGGACCACTGCATCTTCTCCCATTGCTCCGCAGAAGGCGCTCATCGCCGCGCTCTGGATGCCATGGGCAAAACAGCTTTGCTTGATCTGGGTATGCGTCTTGGTGAGGGCACCGGCGCTGCGATGGCAGCAGGCGTCGTCAAGGCAGCCTGTCAGGCTCATAACGGCATGGCAACCTTCGCTGATATCGGCCTTTAA
- a CDS encoding SIR2 family protein gives MDFDSAIQKIKLGRAICFLGAGFSRGAIDASGRPIFGERELREELFRISGEAFDEYTPLADIANYCQKKNEKTSQALSQTVLERFTLVQPTEYQKEILSQPWRSTFTTNYDDIPEQVWHGEHIQIFSPIDPEKTLLSGRRLFYMHGRGRDIRQRDIDPCLILSSSEYAKSNKSHQKLRDYFTNEMATSEAIVFIGYSAHDLDSTRSLASIGGHVKERTIFIEAPDIRPIDRIRIEEYGTIAPIGTQGFAKALRETHVPEVLSIRPRLVREITLDESARTSPKEASDKDIHQQLLTGIFNSNTYISQIQNEKDANKTSPSCVIRHEKLERTFQLLKSGNMRIVVTADIGNGKSFFLRQVEQRGLDEGYRVFRIDGAGTEYSTELQSLFQKKEKKLFIVDDSVRYRYQIELIGKRINGDCGLIISNSIGIDKIGIYDLREVVNGQVFEVSLDKMTTQEVNAWAAYLDRWGLWGVSLGGSNDTEKRDYIIRECGAEVRSVIVGTYKNAKIANRISNIVDFFLVNSKDKNNLYAFIGAIITSLVDKHVAWKNVVDWLGVNEKKFIKELQESRVNEILIQENEGFVLPSKQLARFFLETDVLDTIEANDIADIYVSIVLGTARQLTDPRHAAIARQNLKELMRFRILILLFGESNGGLQVIASIYNKLSSDRYIQKIDQFWLQFAMARMADEDLELAETYLNNAMGIAKGHGQGWETKQIEDQLDRLWLRKAIVSVSPNNDELMKAIKHLEEGIRKSDGDIIYPLRSAKLIDELLEKHIDEIDLDTCQKLGSLVKTMRDAIGKTGRLPGSERGESEVLRKHIRNIGLILQGA, from the coding sequence ATGGATTTCGATAGCGCGATACAAAAAATCAAGCTTGGGCGTGCAATTTGTTTCCTTGGCGCAGGCTTTTCGCGGGGAGCCATTGATGCTTCTGGTAGACCAATCTTTGGCGAACGAGAGCTTAGAGAGGAACTATTCAGGATTTCTGGCGAGGCTTTTGATGAATACACTCCTTTAGCTGATATAGCTAATTATTGTCAGAAAAAAAACGAGAAAACGTCACAAGCCCTAAGTCAAACTGTCTTAGAGCGGTTCACGTTGGTGCAACCGACTGAGTACCAGAAGGAAATCCTCTCACAACCTTGGAGGAGTACCTTCACCACCAACTACGATGACATCCCAGAACAAGTTTGGCACGGAGAACACATTCAAATCTTTTCTCCCATCGATCCAGAAAAAACACTCCTAAGCGGACGTCGCCTATTTTATATGCACGGTAGGGGCCGCGACATAAGGCAACGAGATATTGATCCTTGCTTAATTCTCTCTTCAAGCGAGTACGCGAAATCTAATAAATCTCACCAAAAGTTACGCGACTATTTTACAAATGAAATGGCAACAAGCGAAGCAATTGTTTTCATCGGTTATTCGGCACACGATCTAGATTCTACAAGAAGTCTTGCCTCTATTGGCGGGCATGTGAAAGAGAGGACAATCTTCATTGAAGCCCCCGATATTCGGCCAATAGATAGGATCCGCATAGAAGAATACGGCACCATTGCGCCGATAGGAACACAAGGTTTTGCTAAAGCACTTCGTGAAACACATGTTCCGGAAGTACTTTCTATCCGTCCTCGCTTAGTCCGCGAAATCACCCTTGACGAAAGCGCTCGAACTTCCCCAAAAGAGGCAAGTGATAAAGATATTCACCAACAATTACTCACCGGAATCTTCAACTCTAATACATACATATCTCAAATTCAGAATGAAAAAGACGCGAATAAAACCAGCCCATCTTGCGTAATAAGACACGAGAAATTGGAAAGAACATTCCAATTACTTAAGTCAGGAAATATGCGTATAGTTGTTACCGCCGACATAGGGAATGGAAAGTCATTTTTTCTTAGACAAGTCGAGCAAAGAGGACTTGATGAGGGCTATCGCGTATTCAGGATCGATGGCGCAGGTACAGAATACTCAACAGAACTTCAAAGCTTATTTCAAAAAAAAGAAAAGAAATTGTTTATTGTAGATGATTCAGTTAGGTATAGATATCAAATTGAGTTAATAGGAAAAAGAATAAATGGTGATTGCGGACTTATAATTAGCAATTCTATTGGAATTGATAAGATCGGCATATATGACCTAAGAGAAGTAGTTAACGGACAAGTCTTCGAAGTTAGTCTCGACAAAATGACCACTCAGGAAGTAAATGCTTGGGCTGCTTATCTAGATCGTTGGGGCCTTTGGGGAGTGTCCCTTGGAGGCAGCAATGATACAGAAAAAAGAGACTACATTATTCGGGAATGTGGTGCAGAAGTCAGGTCTGTTATTGTAGGAACCTACAAAAATGCTAAAATCGCAAATAGAATTTCAAATATTGTCGACTTTTTCTTAGTAAATTCAAAAGATAAAAACAACCTTTACGCTTTCATCGGAGCGATTATAACCTCGCTCGTTGATAAGCATGTTGCTTGGAAAAACGTAGTAGACTGGCTCGGTGTAAATGAAAAGAAGTTCATAAAGGAACTGCAAGAAAGCAGAGTCAATGAGATTTTAATTCAAGAAAATGAAGGATTCGTTTTACCTTCAAAACAGTTGGCTAGGTTTTTTCTAGAAACAGATGTCCTGGACACAATAGAAGCCAACGACATTGCAGATATCTACGTTAGCATTGTACTTGGTACAGCCCGACAATTGACTGACCCTCGTCATGCGGCGATTGCTCGTCAAAATCTAAAAGAGCTTATGCGTTTCCGTATTTTAATACTGCTATTCGGGGAAAGCAACGGGGGTTTGCAGGTAATTGCATCTATATATAATAAGTTATCATCTGATCGATATATTCAAAAAATTGACCAATTTTGGCTACAGTTCGCAATGGCAAGAATGGCAGATGAGGACCTCGAACTTGCTGAAACATATCTAAATAATGCAATGGGTATCGCCAAAGGGCATGGGCAAGGTTGGGAGACAAAGCAAATTGAAGATCAGTTAGATAGACTTTGGCTCCGCAAAGCTATTGTTAGCGTTAGTCCAAACAACGATGAATTGATGAAAGCGATAAAACATTTAGAAGAGGGTATACGGAAATCTGATGGAGATATCATTTATCCACTTCGATCAGCTAAATTAATAGATGAGTTGCTTGAAAAGCATATTGATGAAATCGATCTCGATACCTGTCAAAAACTGGGGTCTTTAGTAAAGACGATGAGAGACGCAATAGGAAAAACAGGAAGGTTACCAGGGTCAGAAAGAGGAGAATCAGAAGTCTTAAGGAAACATATTCGAAATATCGGGCTAATTTTACAAGGAGCTTAA
- the cobS gene encoding adenosylcobinamide-GDP ribazoletransferase has protein sequence MPEMSTPNGKPSALKSITRYLQGWWQDILDCFAFFTRLPVPSFMGKASEGLPKMHRTARAMPLIGLFLAIFALIPATIFDALAWTAPLPSFLLACMTILTMSIVTGGLHEDGLADVADGFWGGHTIVRKLEIMKDSRLGSYGATALCMSLLMRISIVYYLFENYGVTRGGLAYLAAGVVSRVPLMHVWHTLPAARITGLSAGLGAPSTRSYAISIAMGALATALLIVPNFGLASGISAFVMIVLASLLMVKLANHHIKGQTGDVLGASQQVGEIFFGIGLLLFASIG, from the coding sequence ATGCCAGAAATGTCCACGCCAAATGGAAAACCGTCTGCTCTCAAGAGCATTACCCGATATCTACAGGGGTGGTGGCAGGACATTCTGGATTGTTTTGCCTTTTTTACCCGCTTGCCGGTTCCCTCTTTTATGGGAAAAGCAAGCGAAGGGCTACCCAAGATGCACCGAACGGCGCGGGCGATGCCGCTCATTGGCCTTTTTTTGGCAATCTTCGCGCTGATACCGGCCACGATTTTTGACGCCTTGGCGTGGACAGCGCCTCTGCCTTCCTTTCTACTCGCCTGCATGACCATTCTGACCATGTCCATCGTCACCGGCGGATTGCATGAAGACGGACTGGCCGATGTTGCGGATGGCTTCTGGGGCGGCCATACCATTGTGCGTAAGCTGGAAATCATGAAGGACAGCCGGCTGGGCAGCTATGGTGCGACCGCCCTGTGCATGTCGCTTCTGATGCGCATTAGCATCGTCTATTATCTGTTCGAGAATTATGGTGTCACCCGTGGTGGCCTTGCCTATCTTGCTGCGGGCGTTGTTTCCCGCGTGCCACTGATGCATGTTTGGCACACGCTGCCGGCTGCACGCATCACTGGGCTTTCCGCCGGTCTTGGCGCTCCTTCAACGCGCTCCTATGCCATATCAATTGCCATGGGCGCATTGGCCACGGCTCTTTTGATTGTACCCAATTTCGGCTTGGCTTCAGGTATCTCTGCCTTTGTCATGATCGTTCTGGCGAGCTTGCTCATGGTCAAGCTTGCAAATCACCATATCAAGGGTCAGACAGGGGATGTGTTGGGCGCTTCGCAACAAGTGGGTGAGATTTTCTTCGGCATCGGTCTCCTTCTTTTTGCATCCATCGGATAA
- a CDS encoding TIGR02281 family clan AA aspartic protease codes for MFYALMGIVVSAVAILMYNHQSGELFGYPIEAIGSVTLLSTMLLFLVSRRGSRRSASPLKSLKYLFMWGALGILLVLGYSFKDDARMLVSRVTGELVPGSAMVSSDGSVSFRRSSGGHFQVNADINGVSLSMLVDSGASAVVLTKSDAEAIGVDTASLNYIAPVSTANGRAFTAPIVLDSISVGGLQANNVRAMVAQDGALQEGLLGMSYLDRLGSWSVSGDRLTMSR; via the coding sequence ATGTTTTATGCGCTGATGGGTATTGTCGTTTCGGCCGTTGCCATCCTGATGTATAACCATCAGTCGGGCGAGCTTTTCGGCTATCCGATCGAGGCGATTGGCAGCGTGACCCTGCTTTCAACGATGCTGCTGTTTCTGGTATCCAGGCGCGGCTCCCGACGCTCGGCATCCCCGTTAAAATCCCTCAAATATTTATTCATGTGGGGCGCACTCGGTATCTTGCTGGTGCTTGGCTATAGTTTCAAGGACGATGCCCGCATGCTGGTCAGCCGAGTAACAGGGGAGCTTGTCCCAGGCTCTGCGATGGTTTCCAGCGATGGCAGCGTTTCCTTCCGTCGCTCCTCAGGTGGTCATTTTCAGGTCAATGCCGACATCAATGGCGTGTCGCTATCAATGCTCGTAGACAGCGGCGCGAGCGCTGTTGTGTTGACGAAAAGTGACGCCGAAGCGATTGGCGTCGATACCGCCAGCCTCAATTACATTGCGCCCGTCAGCACGGCGAACGGTCGCGCTTTCACGGCCCCTATTGTTCTGGATAGCATTTCTGTGGGAGGCCTTCAGGCAAACAATGTCCGCGCCATGGTAGCGCAGGATGGAGCTTTGCAAGAAGGCTTGCTCGGCATGAGCTATCTGGACCGCCTTGGCAGCTGGTCCGTCAGTGGTGATCGCCTCACAATGTCCCGATGA
- a CDS encoding DUF2793 domain-containing protein, translating to MTSTALLQLPYIASNQNQKHITHNEALRMLDALVQLSVLDRDLSAPPDAPADGARYIVADGASGAWTGWDGSIAAYQDGAWIEFVPLAGWLSWLEDESKLLCYDGAGWSDFISTSLGTALADGSFDKIGVNASADATNRLALSSSASLFNHAGNGHQIKVNKAAASDTNSLLFQTNWSGRAEMGCAGNDDFSIKVSDGSSWYNGLVVKKDSGAVYLPNHLRLGADSAANELNSYEEGIWTPTLIGLSGGVATLSSDYGVYTKIGALVYLGIHLVTSDVSSLAGQLAIGGLPFLRKSFTGVPNRATALAGFWSGLTIPGTTLNGFMQDTSRIRLMSADASGGDTYVTAANLTGNVTLYMTATYMAE from the coding sequence ATGACGTCTACAGCGCTTTTGCAATTGCCTTACATTGCGAGCAACCAGAATCAGAAGCATATCACCCACAATGAAGCCTTGCGCATGCTGGATGCGCTTGTGCAGCTTTCCGTATTGGATCGGGATCTTTCAGCGCCACCCGATGCACCTGCTGATGGTGCGCGCTATATCGTGGCCGATGGGGCAAGCGGGGCCTGGACCGGATGGGATGGCAGCATCGCAGCCTATCAAGACGGGGCATGGATTGAATTTGTGCCTTTGGCTGGCTGGCTCTCATGGCTGGAAGATGAAAGCAAACTGCTTTGCTATGACGGGGCGGGCTGGTCTGATTTCATCTCAACAAGTCTTGGCACAGCTCTGGCTGATGGGTCTTTTGACAAGATCGGCGTGAACGCCTCGGCGGACGCAACCAACCGGCTTGCTCTTTCCTCCAGCGCAAGCCTTTTCAACCATGCCGGAAACGGGCATCAGATCAAGGTCAACAAGGCGGCGGCGAGTGACACAAATAGCCTGTTGTTTCAGACCAATTGGTCTGGCCGCGCGGAAATGGGCTGCGCGGGCAATGATGATTTTTCCATCAAGGTCAGTGACGGGTCTAGCTGGTATAATGGTCTTGTTGTCAAAAAAGACAGCGGCGCGGTGTATCTGCCCAATCATTTGCGCCTTGGTGCGGATAGCGCAGCCAATGAGTTGAACTCTTACGAAGAGGGGATCTGGACGCCCACGCTGATTGGCTTGAGTGGCGGCGTTGCCACTCTGTCATCTGATTATGGCGTCTATACCAAAATCGGGGCGCTTGTTTACTTGGGGATTCATTTGGTGACCAGTGATGTCAGTTCCCTTGCTGGTCAGTTGGCTATTGGTGGGCTCCCGTTTCTTCGAAAATCATTCACCGGTGTTCCCAACAGGGCAACGGCCTTAGCCGGTTTCTGGAGCGGCTTGACGATACCCGGCACCACATTGAACGGCTTTATGCAGGATACGAGCAGGATCCGGCTGATGTCGGCTGATGCCTCGGGTGGTGACACCTATGTCACGGCGGCGAACCTGACGGGCAACGTTACGCTTTATATGACAGCAACCTATATGGCGGAGTAG
- the dusA gene encoding tRNA dihydrouridine(20/20a) synthase DusA: MKNLEEQYKSMTKVFSVAPMMEWTDRHCRYFHRLLSKKALLYTEMVTAPAVIHGDRAHLIGFDEAEHPVAQQLGGSDPEQLAEATRICADFGYDEINLNVGCPSDRVQSGMFGACLMAEPDLVARCVEAMKKATDVPITVKCRIGIDDQNEEEALDILVDKVLAAGCDGLTVHARKAWLQGLSPKENRDIPPLNYDRVYRLKQRLPDVHIAINGGVKTLEDCATHLMNVDGVMLGRAAYQSPALLARVDCDLFGEGEPVDPFAAAEGMIPYIDAHIARGGRASQVTRHMIGLFQSRPGAKRWRQILTVESVKSGATSELVREALKALH; the protein is encoded by the coding sequence TTGAAGAATTTAGAAGAACAATATAAATCAATGACTAAGGTGTTTTCGGTTGCGCCCATGATGGAGTGGACGGATCGTCATTGCCGTTATTTCCATCGACTGCTTTCCAAGAAGGCTTTGTTATATACCGAAATGGTGACGGCGCCCGCTGTCATTCATGGGGACAGAGCACATTTGATCGGATTTGATGAGGCTGAGCATCCTGTGGCGCAGCAGCTTGGGGGCTCGGACCCTGAGCAATTGGCTGAAGCGACGCGCATTTGCGCTGACTTTGGATATGATGAAATCAACCTCAATGTGGGATGCCCGTCTGATCGTGTGCAGTCTGGCATGTTCGGTGCCTGCCTGATGGCCGAGCCGGATCTTGTTGCCCGCTGCGTTGAAGCCATGAAGAAGGCCACCGATGTTCCCATCACGGTAAAATGCCGCATCGGGATTGACGACCAGAATGAAGAGGAAGCGCTCGACATATTGGTTGACAAGGTGCTTGCCGCAGGTTGCGATGGATTGACTGTGCATGCACGCAAAGCCTGGTTGCAGGGGCTTAGCCCTAAAGAGAACAGAGACATCCCTCCGCTGAACTATGATCGCGTCTATCGCCTCAAACAACGGCTGCCGGATGTGCATATTGCGATCAACGGTGGCGTCAAGACGCTCGAAGATTGTGCGACGCATTTGATGAATGTTGACGGTGTGATGCTTGGCCGCGCGGCCTATCAAAGCCCGGCGTTGTTGGCGCGGGTGGATTGTGATCTGTTCGGGGAAGGGGAGCCCGTCGACCCATTCGCAGCAGCTGAAGGCATGATCCCCTATATTGATGCGCATATCGCGCGGGGTGGGCGCGCCAGTCAGGTCACTCGGCACATGATCGGCCTTTTCCAAAGCCGCCCCGGCGCCAAACGCTGGCGCCAGATTTTGACCGTGGAATCGGTCAAGTCCGGCGCAACATCAGAGCTTGTGCGTGAGGCACTCAAGGCCCTGCATTGA
- a CDS encoding TIGR02594 family protein: protein MTKKEIKAIQKALKAKGFYKGAIDGGRGRLTNRAIIDFKRSIGYRARSYVGPLTKAALFDGRVDQVTAGRTKREKAIAGLDEPKWLQVARSYLGLREYKGNRHNPKILEWWIKIRMPFTDDETPWCAGFVGGVLEECGIRSTRSAGARSYLWQHWGLQLKGPCVGAVVVLWRGSRTGTKGHVGFVVGRDQHGNLMVIGGNQGDAVTIRPFSTDRVLSYHWPANDIPYSGGGFESLPQVNSDGTLSTNEA from the coding sequence ATGACCAAAAAGGAAATCAAGGCCATCCAGAAAGCACTAAAGGCAAAGGGCTTTTACAAAGGGGCTATTGACGGAGGGCGCGGGCGACTGACCAACCGGGCGATTATCGATTTTAAACGCTCGATTGGCTATCGTGCCCGCTCCTATGTGGGGCCGCTCACCAAGGCGGCTTTGTTTGACGGGCGCGTCGATCAGGTGACTGCAGGCCGGACCAAACGAGAAAAGGCCATTGCGGGGCTGGATGAACCAAAATGGCTTCAGGTGGCGCGCTCCTACCTGGGCTTGCGCGAATATAAGGGCAACCGGCACAACCCGAAAATTCTGGAATGGTGGATCAAAATACGCATGCCTTTTACCGATGATGAGACGCCATGGTGTGCGGGCTTTGTTGGCGGGGTGCTGGAGGAATGCGGGATCCGCTCGACCAGATCAGCGGGCGCACGCTCTTACCTCTGGCAGCATTGGGGCTTGCAGCTAAAGGGGCCTTGTGTGGGCGCTGTGGTGGTGTTGTGGCGGGGCAGTCGCACCGGAACAAAGGGGCATGTTGGCTTTGTGGTCGGGCGTGATCAGCATGGCAATCTGATGGTGATCGGCGGCAACCAAGGGGACGCGGTGACCATCCGGCCATTCTCGACAGATCGCGTCTTGTCCTATCACTGGCCTGCAAATGATATCCCATATAGTGGGGGCGGCTTTGAAAGTTTGCCTCAGGTCAACTCGGATGGAACGCTTTCAACCAACGAAGCGTGA
- a CDS encoding site-specific integrase — protein MQDIIPFALFSTRRQEEICTILWDDLDKEGKRILVRNMKKPGEKIGKNVWCDLPDPCLDIIEAQPKKAPQIFPYNHRSISAAFTRACHFLEIEDLRFHDLRHEGTSRLFEMGYNIPHAAAVTGHRSWSSLKRYTHIRQTGDKYDGWTGCH, from the coding sequence ATGCAGGACATCATTCCTTTTGCTCTCTTTTCGACGAGGCGACAGGAGGAAATCTGTACAATCTTGTGGGACGATCTGGACAAGGAAGGCAAACGCATTCTTGTGCGCAACATGAAAAAACCTGGCGAGAAAATCGGCAAAAATGTCTGGTGCGATTTGCCTGATCCGTGCCTAGACATTATCGAAGCGCAGCCGAAGAAAGCGCCTCAGATCTTTCCTTATAATCATCGCTCCATCAGCGCAGCTTTTACCCGCGCCTGCCATTTCCTTGAAATCGAAGATTTACGCTTTCACGACCTCCGCCACGAAGGAACGAGCCGCCTATTTGAGATGGGTTATAACATCCCCCATGCAGCCGCAGTAACCGGACACCGGTCATGGTCAAGTTTGAAGCGTTATACGCATATCCGACAGACGGGGGATAAGTATGACGGGTGGACTGGCTGTCACTAG